Proteins encoded in a region of the Carassius gibelio isolate Cgi1373 ecotype wild population from Czech Republic chromosome B5, carGib1.2-hapl.c, whole genome shotgun sequence genome:
- the eral1 gene encoding GTPase Era, mitochondrial has product MALRLCETFLRRSVRFSTICRLTTAPEHAPLDLRRSGRSVFGPQTVRQCLFHCTPASLVSSSSFLDRLQKGRAVVSDEGLCHHQPVSVPSDSAHQFSLLLKDPDQPANAKSLKVTIVGAPNAGKSTLTNQLLGRKLFAVSEKVHTTRSRAVGVLTEDDTQIILLDTPGLTTPIKARRHQLEDSLLVDPFESIKEADLVVVLVDVSDKWTRDKLDYEVLKCLALNPDVPAILVLNKVDLLKNKTLLLDITAQLTEGVVNGKKIRIRGAEKPREKLAAKRHSRHAEQPESESVKDALSQEGQDKDRLKALKSRRGWHLFKDVFMLSSIDREDVETLKKYLFDGAKPGQWQYHSEVLTDQGPEEMCINTIREKLLQHLPKEVPYCMTQQIEIWKESEDGVLEISIKLYVKKDTHMKMVIGSGGHLITRITQEAESDLMKIFLREVRLKISAKLKK; this is encoded by the exons ATGGCCTTGCGGCTTTGCGAGACGTTTCTACGCAGATCTGTGCGATTTTCAACGATCTGCAGACTGACAACAGCCCCAGAGCACGCGCCACTGGATCTGCGTCGATCAG GTCGCTCAGTTTTTGGTCCACAGACAGTAAGACAATGTCTGTTTCACTGCACTCCGGCCAGTTTGGTGTCTTCGAGTTCTTTTTTGGACAGACTGCAGAAGGGGAGAGCGGTGGTGTCCGATGAGGGTCTCTGTCATCATCAGCCTGTCTCTGTTCCCTCAGACAGCG CTCATCAATTTTCCTTATTGCTGAAGGATCCTGATCAACCTGCAAATGCTAAATCTCTTAAAGTGACGATAGTGGGTGCTCCCAATGCAGGGAAATCAACATTGACCAATCAACTGCTTGGTCGAAAG TTGTTTGCTGTTTCTGAGAAAGTGCACACAACAAGATCACGTGCTGTTGGTGTCCTGACAGAGGATGACACACAAATC ATACTGTTGGATACCCCTGGTCTCACCACACCAATAAAGGCTAGAAG ACATCAACTGGAGGATTCACTGCTGGTGGACCCTTTTGAGTCAATAAAGGAAGCtgatttag TGGTGGTGCTAGTCGATGTGTCTGATAAATGGACGCGCGATAAGCTGGACTATGAAGTGCTGAAGTGTCTGGCCCTGAATCCAGATGTCCCTGCCATCCTTGTCCTCAATAAG GTAGATCTACTGAAGAACAAAACACTTTTGCTAGACATCACGGCACAGCTGACAGAAGGGGTGGTTAATGGAAAGAAGATCAGGATCCGTGGCGCAGAGAAACCACGTGAGAAATTAGCAGCCAAACGCCACAGCAGACATGCTGAACAACCAGAGTCTGAGAGCGTGAAGGACGCGCTGTCTCAGGAGGGTCAGGACAAAGACAGGCTGAAGGCCCTGAAGAGCCGCAGGGGGTGGCACCTTTTTAAGGATGTATTCATGTTAAGTTCCATTGACAGAGAAGACGTGGAGACGTTGAAG AAGTACCTGTTTGATGGTGCAAAGCCTGGCCAGTGGCAGTACCACAGTGAAGTACTGACTGACCAGGGTCCTGAGGAGATGTGCATCAACACTATCAGAGAGAAACTTCTACAGCATCTCCCGAAGGAGGTGCCATACTGTATGACACAG CAAATTGAAATCTGGAAGGAGTCTGAAGATGGGGTACTCGAAATATCCATCAAACTATATGtaaagaaagacacacatatg AAAATGGTTATTGGCTCTGGAggtcatttgataaccagaataACCCAGGAAGCTGAAAGTGACCTAATGAAGATTTTCTTGCGTGAAGTACGTTTAAAAATCTCTGCAAAGTTGAAGAAGTGA